In a genomic window of Occallatibacter riparius:
- a CDS encoding DinB family protein: MMAETVAVNVVTAEGLLKQWQGHRRLTRRVIDAFPEEALFKFSLGGMRPFADMAFEFIRMAVPIVDGVSTGKWEDLGVNHDRQKPTTKEELLQLWDAQTAELDEKFPRIPPHRFEEVDKAFGMWEAPGIATIQYAIDNEIHHRGQGYVYLRALGIEPPPFWERE; this comes from the coding sequence ATGATGGCAGAAACGGTGGCAGTGAATGTGGTTACGGCAGAAGGCCTTCTGAAGCAGTGGCAGGGCCATCGGCGTTTGACGCGCAGAGTGATCGACGCTTTCCCCGAAGAGGCGCTGTTCAAGTTCTCGCTGGGCGGCATGCGGCCCTTTGCGGACATGGCGTTCGAGTTCATCCGAATGGCCGTGCCCATCGTGGACGGCGTGTCCACGGGCAAATGGGAAGACCTCGGCGTCAATCATGACAGGCAGAAGCCGACGACCAAGGAGGAGCTGCTCCAGCTTTGGGACGCACAGACCGCGGAGCTCGATGAGAAGTTCCCCCGGATTCCGCCGCATCGGTTCGAAGAGGTCGACAAAGCGTTCGGGATGTGGGAGGCGCCGGGCATCGCGACCATTCAGTACGCGATCGATAACGAGATCCATCATCGCGGGCAGGGGTACGTTTATCTGCGGGCGCTGGGGATCGAGCCTCCGCCGTTCTGGGAGCGAGAATAG
- a CDS encoding helix-turn-helix transcriptional regulator — translation MYDPIMRVLTVLEILQARDFVSGAELAERLEVDLRTVQRYIVRLKDLSIPVESSRGVGGAYRLKPGFRLPPLLLTNEEAFALSLGLRALRQIGLSAFAPATEGALAKLGRVLPETLRENVRTVEDVVAIEPGPWVISTSVQSLIDTASAIRTGHRIRFDYESHGGSRSQRQIEPYAVMHTDGRWYLMGHCLSRQALRTFRLDRVSSLEVTRTTFRRPPHFDPRLHLKQSMPFIQSTYQIDVWLDMPLEEAERAFAPWRIALESLDNGTRLRCGRDRLELFAAMLLGAGCRFVVHSPPEMRQVFREMALRATTAAEEPQDSTSLRTSTA, via the coding sequence ATGTACGACCCCATCATGCGCGTTCTCACGGTGCTGGAAATCCTGCAGGCGCGCGACTTCGTCTCCGGAGCAGAGCTGGCCGAGCGCCTCGAAGTCGATCTGCGCACGGTGCAGCGCTACATTGTTCGCCTGAAGGACCTGAGCATTCCTGTCGAGTCGTCGCGCGGGGTGGGCGGCGCCTATCGGCTGAAGCCCGGTTTCCGGCTTCCTCCGCTGCTGCTCACCAATGAGGAGGCGTTTGCCTTGTCGCTGGGCCTGCGGGCGCTGCGGCAGATCGGGTTATCTGCCTTCGCCCCGGCCACGGAGGGCGCGCTGGCCAAGCTGGGCCGGGTGCTGCCTGAAACGCTGCGTGAGAACGTCCGCACCGTGGAAGACGTGGTCGCCATTGAACCCGGCCCTTGGGTCATCTCCACTTCGGTTCAGTCGCTGATCGACACAGCCTCCGCCATCCGCACAGGCCATCGCATTCGATTCGACTATGAGTCGCACGGTGGCTCGCGGTCGCAGCGGCAGATCGAGCCCTACGCCGTGATGCACACGGACGGCCGCTGGTATCTCATGGGGCACTGTCTCTCACGGCAGGCGCTGCGCACGTTTCGGCTCGATCGCGTTTCCAGCCTGGAGGTGACCCGGACGACGTTCCGCCGCCCACCACACTTCGATCCTCGTCTCCATCTCAAACAGAGCATGCCTTTCATTCAGTCGACGTACCAGATTGATGTGTGGCTCGACATGCCGCTCGAGGAAGCCGAGCGCGCATTCGCTCCGTGGAGGATTGCTCTGGAATCGCTGGACAATGGGACTCGCCTGCGTTGCGGGCGCGACCGTTTGGAACTCTTCGCGGCTATGCTTCTCGGTGCGGGGTGCAGATTCGTCGTGCACAGCCCGCCGGAGATGCGCCAGGTGTTCCGCGAAATGGCGCTGAGGGCGACGACGGCGGCCGAGGAGCCGCAGGACTCTACTTCGCTTCGTACGTCGACAGCCTGA